The proteins below are encoded in one region of Scomber japonicus isolate fScoJap1 chromosome 2, fScoJap1.pri, whole genome shotgun sequence:
- the gpr137bb gene encoding G protein-coupled receptor 137Ba, with protein MNGEAMEGNPAQQHQQHAGNGSHLPPPPTITPAIPPYVKLGLTIAYTIFYSLLFAFVYAQLWLVLRYRHKRFSYQTAFLFLCLLWAALRALLFSFYFRDCVTANALGPFAFWLLYCFPVCLQFFTLSLMNLYCAQVYFKAKSKYTPALLKYRLPLYLVFLGVSLLFLVVNLVCALLVKMTAADVKTIVLVRVTINDSLFVLCAVSLSVCLYKVAKMSLANIYLESKGTSVCQVTLIGIMVVLLYASRACYNLVVLALTDIEAINSFDYDWYNVSDQADLRSSLGDAGYIVFGVILFVWELLPTSLVVFFFRVRRPPQDRSTTGIPNHVLSSRGYFFDNPRRYDSDDDLAWSIPPQNGSASLSSDCYDWGSRHSSFTVHTNSDEQRLTTSAAAGELHPYP; from the exons ATGAATGGGGAGGCGATGGAGGGGAACCCGgcacagcagcatcagcagcatgcCGGTAACGGctcccacctccctccccctcccaccATCACACCGGCCATCCCCCCCTATGTGAAGCTGGGTCTGACTATCGCCTACACCATCTTCTACTCTCTGCTCTTTGCCTTCGTGTACGCTCAGCTCTGGTTGGTGCTGCGATACCGACACAAGCGCTTCAGCTACCAGACGGCCTTCCTGTTCCTGTGTCTGCTGTGGGCCGCCCTGCGTgccttgctcttttccttctacTTCAGAGACTGCGTGACTGCCAACGCGCTCGGACCCTTCGCCTTCTGGCTGCTCTACTGCTTCCCTGTCTGCTTGCAGTTCTTCACACTCAGCCTCATGAACCTCTACTGTGCACAG GTTTACTTCAAGGCAAAGTCAAAGTACACACCTGCACTGCTGAAGTACAG ACTTCCTCTGTACCTGGTCTTCCTGGGCGTTAGTCTTCTTTTCCTGGTGGTTAATCTGGTTTGCGCCTTGTTGGTCAAGATGACCGCCGCCGACGTTAAGACCATCGTCCTGGTGAGGGTCACCATCAACGACAGCCTGTTTGTCCTCTGCGCTGTTTCACTGTCCGTCTGCCTCTATAAGGTCGCCAAGATGTCGCTGGCCAACATCTATCTGGAGTCAAAG GGGACATCAGTGTGTCAGGTGACTCTGATCGGCATCATGGTGGTGCTGCTGTATGCATCTCGAGCTTGTTACAACCTGGTGGTGCTCGCTCTGACCGACATCGAGGCCATCAACTCGTTCGACTACGACTGGTACAACGTGTCCGACCAG GCGGACTTGCGGTCGTCGCTGGGAGACGCTGGTTACATCGTGTTCGGGGTGATTCTGTTCGTTTGGGAGCTGCTGCCCACCTCGCTGGTGGTCTTCTTCTTCAGGGTCCGACGGCCGCCTCAGGACAGG AGCACCACTGGAATACCAAACCACGTTCTGTCCTCCAGAGGATACTTCTTCGACAACCCTCGTCGGTACGACAGCGATGATGATCTGGCGTGGAGTATTCCTCCTCAGAACGGGTCAGCCAG TCTTTCATCCGACTGCTACGACTGGGGCAGCCGCCACAGCAGCTTCACTGTGCACACCAACAGTGACGAACAGCGTCTGACCACCAGCGCCGCCGCCGGAGAGCTCCACCCCTACCCATAA
- the LOC128373507 gene encoding E3 ubiquitin-protein ligase TRIM39-like isoform X1, translated as MSAASCLRSEDQFLCSICLDVFTDPVSTPCGHNFCKNCINEHRNRNDQYLCPLCKEVFNTRPKLHINTLFSEMVSQFRQEAQQKASSSSSEQQAAKPGEVPCDVCTGTKLKALKSCLVCLTSYCETHLEPHMTKSGLKRHQLIDPVENLEDRMCMKHDKPLELFCKTDQTCVCMLCSVLDHKTHEFVPLKEEYEGKKAELGKTEAEIQEMIQKRRLKIQEIKHSGSVERSLNELIETIEEKQRTTEKQAEDFIKELEQEISELKKRSSEVEKLSHSEDHLHLLQNFPSLKAAPPTKDWTEVSVRPPPYEGTVMKAVAQLEETLSKQMKKLLAEDELKKVQHYAVDVTLDPDTAHPKLILSDDGKQVNYGDVKKNLPDNPKRFTRYCIVLGKQSLSSGRFYFEVQVKEKTKWNLGVARESIDRKGDTTLCPQYGYWTIWLRNGNEYSANSGPPVRLSLKSPPQKVGVFVDYEEGLVSFYDVDATALIYSFTGCSFTEKLYPYFCPCNNDGGINSAPLIICPVSQTV; from the exons atgtctgctgccagctgtctgagatctgaagatcagtttctgtgctccatctgtctggatgtgttcactgatccagtcagcacaccatgtggacacaacttctgcaaaaactgcatcaatgaaCACCGGAACAGGAATGACCAGTAcctgtgtccactgtgtaaAGAGGTTTTCAACACAAGACCTAAACTTCACATCAACACGTTATTCTCTGAGATGgtttctcagttcagacaggaagctcaacagaaagccagcagcagcagctcagagcaacaagctgccaaaccaggagaagttccctgtgacgtctgtactggaaccaaactgaaggccctgaagtcctgtctggtgtgtctgacctcctactgtgagactcacctggagcctcatatgacaaagtCAGGTctgaaaagacatcagctgatcgaccctgtggagaacctggaagacaggatgtgtatgaagcacgataaacctctggagctgttctgtaagaccgaccagacatgtgtctgcatgctctgctctgttttagaccacaaaacacatgagtttgttcctctgaaagaagaatatgaaggaaagaaggcagagctggggaagacagaggctgaaattcaggagatgatccagaagagacgactgaagattcaagagatcaaacactca GGGTCTGTTGAGAGAAgcctgaatgagctcattgagacgattgaagagaagcaaagaacaacagagaaacaggctgaagacttcatcaaagagctggaacaggaaatctctgagctgaagaagagaagttctgaggtggagaagctctcacactctgaagaccacctccacctcctccaaaacttcccgtccctgaaagctgctccacccaccaaagactggacagaggtcAGCGTCCGTCCACCACCATATGAGGGGACTGTGATGaaagctgtggctcagctggaggagacgctcagtaaacagatgaagaagctgCTCGCTGAGGATGAGCTGAAGAAGGTCCAGCActatgcagtggatgtgactcttgatcctgatacagcacatcctaaactcatcctgtctgatgatgggaaacaagtaaATTATGGTGATGTGAAGAAGAATCTCCCAGACAACCCAAAGAGATTTACAcgttattgtattgttttaggaaagcagagtttgtcttctggcagattttactttgaggttcaggttaaagagaagactAAATGGAatttaggagtggccagagagtcgatCGACAGGAAGGGAGATACCACATTGTGTCCTCAGTATGGTTACTGGACTATATggttgagaaatggaaatgagtacaGTGCTAATAGTGGCCCTCCAGTCcgtctctctctgaagtctcctcctcagaaggtgggggtgtttgtggattatgaggagggtctggtctccttttatgacgtagatgctacagctcttatctactcctttactggctgctccttcactgagaaactctacccataCTTCTGTCCCTGTAATAATGATGGTGGTATAAACTCCgcccctctgatcatctgtcctgtcaGTCAAACTGTCTGA
- the LOC128378732 gene encoding E3 ubiquitin-protein ligase TRIM21-like, with translation MYFLFFGSPPTKDWTEVSDHPSYKGSVVKAVAELEETFSKQMKMLIEAELKRVQQYAVDVTLDPDTAHPKLILSDDGKQVNNGDVRKDLPDNPERFTLYAIVLGKQSLSSGRFYFEVQVKEKTDWDLGVARESIDRKGNITLSPEDGFWTICLRNENEYGACENHLVDLSLKSRPQKVGVFVDYEEGLVSFYDVDAAALIYSFTGCSFTEKLYPFFSPNPNYGGKNSAPLIICPVNQTESIPGC, from the coding sequence ATGTATTTCTTGTTCTTTGGTTctccacccaccaaagactggacagaggtcAGCGACCATCCATCATATAAGGGGTCTGTGGTGAAAGCTGTGGCTGAACTGGAGGAGACGTtcagtaaacagatgaagaTGCTGAttgaggctgagctgaagagggtccagcagtatgcagtggatgtgactcttgatcctgatacagcacatcctaaactcatcctgtctgatgatgggaaacaagtaaATAATGGTGATGTGAGGAAGGATCTCCCAGACAACCCAGAGAGATTTACACTTTATGCAATTGTGTTAGGAAAGCAGAGCttgtcttcaggcagattttactttgaggttcaggttaaagaAAAGACTGACTGGGatttaggagtggccagagagtcgatCGACAGGAAGGGAAACATAACACTGAGCCCTgaggatggtttctggactatatgtttgagaaatgaaaatgagtacGGTGCTTGTGAAAACCATTTAGTCgatctctctctgaagtctcgtcctcagaaggtgggggtgtttgtggattatgaggagggtctggtctccttttatgatgtagatgctgcagctcttatctactcctttactggctgctcctttactgagaaactctacccattCTTCAGTCCTAATCCTAATTATGGTGGTAAAAACTCCgcccctctgatcatctgtcctgtcaatcaaactgagTCAATACCAGGATGCTGA
- the LOC128373507 gene encoding E3 ubiquitin-protein ligase TRIM21-like isoform X2, whose translation MSAASCLRSEDQFLCSICLDVFTDPVSTPCGHNFCKNCINEHRNRNDQYLCPLCKEVFNTRPKLHINTLFSEMVSQFRQEAQQKASSSSSEQQAAKPGEVPCDVCTGTKLKALKSCLVCLTSYCETHLEPHMTKSGLKRHQLIDPVENLEDRMCMKHDKPLELFCKTDQTCVCMLCSVLDHKTHEFVPLKEEYEGKKAELGKTEAEIQEMIQKRRLKIQEIKHSVDLSKEAADRKKAEGVQVFTALKGSVERSLNELIETIEEKQRTTEKQAEDFIKELEQEISELKKRSSEVEKLSHSEDHLHLLQNFPSLKAAPPTKDWTEVSVRPPPYEGTVMKAVAQLEETLSKQMKKLLAEDELKKVQHYAVDVTLDPDTAHPKLILSDDGKQVNYGDVKKNLPDNPKRFTRYCIVLGKQSLSSGRFYFEVQVKEKTKWNLGVARESIDRKGDTTLCPQYGYWTIWLRNGNEYSANSGPPVRLSLKSPPQKVGVFVDYEEGLVSFYDVDATALIYSFTGCSFTEKLYPYFCPCNNDGGINSAPLIICPVSQTV comes from the coding sequence atgtctgctgccagctgtctgagatctgaagatcagtttctgtgctccatctgtctggatgtgttcactgatccagtcagcacaccatgtggacacaacttctgcaaaaactgcatcaatgaaCACCGGAACAGGAATGACCAGTAcctgtgtccactgtgtaaAGAGGTTTTCAACACAAGACCTAAACTTCACATCAACACGTTATTCTCTGAGATGgtttctcagttcagacaggaagctcaacagaaagccagcagcagcagctcagagcaacaagctgccaaaccaggagaagttccctgtgacgtctgtactggaaccaaactgaaggccctgaagtcctgtctggtgtgtctgacctcctactgtgagactcacctggagcctcatatgacaaagtCAGGTctgaaaagacatcagctgatcgaccctgtggagaacctggaagacaggatgtgtatgaagcacgataaacctctggagctgttctgtaagaccgaccagacatgtgtctgcatgctctgctctgttttagaccacaaaacacatgagtttgttcctctgaaagaagaatatgaaggaaagaaggcagagctggggaagacagaggctgaaattcaggagatgatccagaagagacgactgaagattcaagagatcaaacactcagttgacctcagtaaggaagctgcagacagaaagaaagcagaaggtgtTCAGGTCTTCACCGCTCTGAAGGGGTCTGTTGAGAGAAgcctgaatgagctcattgagacgattgaagagaagcaaagaacaacagagaaacaggctgaagacttcatcaaagagctggaacaggaaatctctgagctgaagaagagaagttctgaggtggagaagctctcacactctgaagaccacctccacctcctccaaaacttcccgtccctgaaagctgctccacccaccaaagactggacagaggtcAGCGTCCGTCCACCACCATATGAGGGGACTGTGATGaaagctgtggctcagctggaggagacgctcagtaaacagatgaagaagctgCTCGCTGAGGATGAGCTGAAGAAGGTCCAGCActatgcagtggatgtgactcttgatcctgatacagcacatcctaaactcatcctgtctgatgatgggaaacaagtaaATTATGGTGATGTGAAGAAGAATCTCCCAGACAACCCAAAGAGATTTACAcgttattgtattgttttaggaaagcagagtttgtcttctggcagattttactttgaggttcaggttaaagagaagactAAATGGAatttaggagtggccagagagtcgatCGACAGGAAGGGAGATACCACATTGTGTCCTCAGTATGGTTACTGGACTATATggttgagaaatggaaatgagtacaGTGCTAATAGTGGCCCTCCAGTCcgtctctctctgaagtctcctcctcagaaggtgggggtgtttgtggattatgaggagggtctggtctccttttatgacgtagatgctacagctcttatctactcctttactggctgctccttcactgagaaactctacccataCTTCTGTCCCTGTAATAATGATGGTGGTATAAACTCCgcccctctgatcatctgtcctgtcaGTCAAACTGTCTGA